In one window of Gemmatimonadota bacterium DNA:
- a CDS encoding minor capsid protein, translating to MPTLMPFLDEIAARLVAQGVGTIGANIFLGSKAVIPPGNGPYLTLIETGGTAPTRVQNKTSVNTQRPTAQVAVRARRDDGTGYNVARTMLKAAYDALDGIFNTTLSGTFYQRIVVRQEPTGIGLDANARPVIVFNIEAEKNPS from the coding sequence GTGCCAACGCTGATGCCTTTCCTCGACGAGATCGCAGCACGATTGGTCGCCCAAGGCGTCGGTACGATTGGTGCCAATATCTTCCTCGGGTCTAAAGCCGTTATTCCACCGGGCAATGGGCCATATCTGACGCTTATCGAAACGGGAGGTACGGCGCCGACTCGTGTGCAGAATAAGACGAGCGTCAATACGCAGCGACCGACGGCGCAAGTTGCCGTGCGAGCTAGACGCGATGATGGCACCGGTTACAATGTCGCACGAACGATGCTAAAGGCAGCATACGACGCGCTGGACGGTATATTCAACACGACCCTCAGCGGTACGTTTTACCAACGTATCGTTGTGCGACAAGAGCCGACGGGCATCGGACTCGATGCAAATGCGCGTCCAGTGATTGTTTTCAACATCGAAGCAGAGAAGAATCCAAGCTAG
- a CDS encoding DUF4035 domain-containing protein produces MTARQFRDWMHFAEIEPFTFDRELRADFRSAQIVQVIANVNRGPKQKAYTLQDFLLKFDDAKPERKKTWQEMQKVAYMIAAAYNADGVTS; encoded by the coding sequence ATGACGGCGAGGCAGTTTCGCGATTGGATGCACTTCGCCGAGATTGAGCCGTTCACGTTCGACAGGGAACTTCGCGCCGACTTTCGTTCCGCGCAGATCGTGCAGGTGATCGCGAACGTGAATCGCGGTCCGAAGCAGAAGGCGTACACGCTCCAGGACTTCTTGCTGAAGTTCGACGACGCAAAACCGGAACGCAAGAAGACATGGCAGGAGATGCAGAAGGTGGCCTACATGATCGCTGCGGCGTACAACGCTGACGGGGTGACCAGCTAG
- a CDS encoding phage tail tube protein yields the protein MAISAHGTVVARAPVATPTVFTNIAEMGDVTPPELSRNEFDATTQTLNIDTYVVGVLRRSGFTMKLNALQTDASQDHLTGLLKAMITEPPPVDGYRITFPDGIVWVMSGQVSHFKNMSPVDGLMSVEVTIRPTGKMVIGGIVVG from the coding sequence ATGGCAATCAGTGCACACGGAACAGTCGTTGCTCGGGCTCCGGTCGCGACCCCGACGGTCTTCACGAACATCGCCGAGATGGGCGACGTCACGCCACCGGAACTCAGCCGCAATGAGTTCGACGCGACGACGCAAACCCTGAACATCGACACCTACGTGGTCGGCGTGCTGCGTCGCTCGGGCTTCACGATGAAGCTCAACGCGTTGCAGACCGACGCCTCGCAGGACCACCTGACCGGTCTCCTCAAGGCGATGATCACCGAGCCGCCGCCGGTCGACGGCTACCGGATCACGTTCCCGGACGGCATCGTCTGGGTGATGAGCGGCCAGGTGTCTCACTTCAAGAACATGTCGCCGGTCGACGGGCTGATGTCCGTCGAGGTGACGATCCGTCCGACCGGCAAGATGGTGATCGGCGGCATCGTCGTCGGCTAA
- a CDS encoding HK97 gp10 family phage protein, whose translation MVATLKRIGDKFPDRVGAAIYQEAQIEMTEAKRRCPVDTGKLRSSGQVARPVREGKRISVTLSFGGAAAPYAIFVHENLEANHSSPPFGGGQAKFLESTLNESAPHMAARIAARIDLNKERE comes from the coding sequence CCCCGATCGCGTCGGCGCTGCGATTTACCAAGAGGCGCAGATCGAGATGACCGAGGCGAAGCGCCGCTGCCCAGTGGATACCGGCAAGCTGCGGTCTAGTGGTCAGGTCGCTCGCCCGGTGCGCGAGGGCAAGCGCATCTCGGTCACGCTGTCGTTCGGCGGAGCGGCGGCGCCGTACGCGATCTTCGTGCACGAGAACCTTGAAGCGAACCACTCCAGTCCGCCGTTCGGCGGCGGCCAGGCGAAGTTCCTCGAAAGCACGTTGAACGAGTCGGCCCCGCACATGGCCGCGCGCATCGCGGCGCGCATCGACCTAAACAAGGAGCGAGAGTGA